The nucleotide sequence CGTAGCGCTCCGGCATCTCCGCGGCGAGCCGCGCCGCGTGCTCGCGGAGAAACGCGCGTGCTAACATGAATCACGGATTGAACAACGCCCCGCCGGAAAAATCAATGAAGACGCCCGACGGGCGACCCGGCCGGGACCCGTACGCCCTCTCCGGCGAGCCCCCCGCGCGCGCGGACGTCTCCGCCGTCGTCGTGAACCGCGACGGCGGGCTCGCTCTCGAGCAATGCCTCGAGTCGCTCGTGGCCCAGCGCGGCGCCGCGATCGAGATCCTCGTCGTCGACAACGCGTCCGCGCCTTCCGAAGCGCGCGCGATCCGGGAGCGGTTCCCGTCGGTGCGCGTCGTTTCGCTGAGCGCCAACCTGGGCTTCGCCGGGGGCGCGAACGAGGGGATCGCGCGCACGTCCGCGGACCTCGTCCTCATCGTCAACAACGACGCCCGCCTGGCGCCCGACTACGCCGCGCGCCTCGCGGCCCGGATGTCGTGCGACGACCGCCTCGCGGGCGCGCAGGGCGCCGTGCTGCGCGAGGACGGGCGGACGATCGACACGGCGGGCCTCTCCTGGAACGCGCGCGGCGAGGCCGTCCCGCTCTGGGCCGGCGAGGACCGCTTCACGGCGACGATCGAGGCGATCGAGGTGCCGGGCGTGTCCGCGACCGCGGCGATGTACCGGCGCGCGGCGCTGCTCGACGTCTCGGCGGGGGGGCGCGTCTTCGACGACGCGTTCTTCGCCTACTACGAGGACGTCGATCTCGCCCTTCGCCTCTCCCGCCGCGGATGGCGCTTCGCGCTCGACCCCGAGGCGATCGCTTTCCATCGCGGCTCGATGACCGGCGGCCGGACGCCGTGGAAGAAGGCGCTCTGGATCGCGCGCAACCGCTGGCGCACGCTGATCAAGAACTTCGACCGCGCCTTCCTCCGGCGGCGGCTCCGCGACCTCCTCCGCGCGGACCTCGCGCACGCACGGGCGCTCGGAGCCGCGGGGTGGCTCCTTCCGGTCATCGTCTGGCCGGCGGCCGCGTGGAACGCGCTCTCGTCGCGGCAGGACGCATCGCTCCTGACGGGTTTTCCCGCGGCGCTGCCGGGCGTCCCGATGAATAATCGTCCCTGATTTGATCTCGATCCTCGTCGTCTCCTGGAACTCGGGCGCGGATCTCGAGGACTGCGTCGGCAGCCTCGCGGCCGCCCGCGCGCGATCGTCCGTTTCGGCCGAGCTCGTCGTCGTCGACAACCGCTCCGACCTTCCCCCCGGAGAGGAGATCCGGCGCCTCTGGCCCGACGTCCGCCTCGCCGTCCTTTCGGAAAACATCGGATTCGGGCCGGCCGTCAACCACGCGGCGGCGCACGCCCGCGGCGAGGTTCTCCTGCTCGTCAATCCCGACGCCCGCGCGAGCGGCGATCCCTTTGCAGCGATCACGGCGGCGTTCGACGCGCATCCCGACTGGGTCGCGGTCGCCCCGCGCCTATGGGACGCATCGGGCGATGCGTCCCAGGGAGGGGGAGAAGAGAGGCAGGAGACGTTCCAACTGCGCCGATTGCCGACGCTTCGCCAGGCCTTTCGCGAGCTGCTCCTGATCGACCGCGCCTTTCCCGGAAACCGCGGACGCGTCCGCGACCGCTACCTCGACCGGGACCGAAGCACCTCCTTCGAGGTCGAGCAGCCGGCCGCCGCGGTGCTGGCGATTCGTACGGACGCCTTCCGCGCGTCCGGCGGCTTCGACCCCCGGTTCGTGCCGGCCTGGTGGGAGGACGTCGACCTCTGCGCGCGGCTCCGCTCACTCGGAAAGATCGTGTATTTCCCGGATGCGGTCTTCGCGCACGCGGGAGGCGCGGCGATGCACCGCCTCGGATACGACCGTTTCCTTCCCGTCTACTACCGCAACGCGATCGCGTACTGGCGCAAGCACCGCGGTCGCGCCGCGGTCGTCGTCTTCCGCGGACTCGTCGCGGCGGGAATGGTTCTTCGCGCGATCCTCCTCCCCTTCCGCAGAAATCCGCCGCGTCCGCGCCGCGAGTCGTTCCGGGCCTACCGGCGGGCGTTCCGGATGGCGCTCTCGTGAGCGCCCGCCCGGTGGCGCTCCTATGAGCGCCCGCCCGGTGGCGCTCCTATGAGCGCCCTACCCGACGTCTCGATCGTCGTCGTGTCGTACGACTCGGGCGCGGACCTCGCCGTCTCGCTTTCCGCGGCGGCCGGGCAGGAGGGAGTCGCGTCGGAGATCCTGGTCGTCGAGAACGGCGATCCGGCGGTCTCGCGAGAGCTCGCCGCCGCGCACGGCGCGCGGTTTCTGCCGCAGCCCGAAAACCGAGGATTCGCCGGCGGCGCGAACGCGGGGATCGCGGC is from Thermoanaerobaculia bacterium and encodes:
- a CDS encoding glycosyltransferase family 2 protein, which produces MKTPDGRPGRDPYALSGEPPARADVSAVVVNRDGGLALEQCLESLVAQRGAAIEILVVDNASAPSEARAIRERFPSVRVVSLSANLGFAGGANEGIARTSADLVLIVNNDARLAPDYAARLAARMSCDDRLAGAQGAVLREDGRTIDTAGLSWNARGEAVPLWAGEDRFTATIEAIEVPGVSATAAMYRRAALLDVSAGGRVFDDAFFAYYEDVDLALRLSRRGWRFALDPEAIAFHRGSMTGGRTPWKKALWIARNRWRTLIKNFDRAFLRRRLRDLLRADLAHARALGAAGWLLPVIVWPAAAWNALSSRQDASLLTGFPAALPGVPMNNRP
- a CDS encoding glycosyltransferase codes for the protein MISILVVSWNSGADLEDCVGSLAAARARSSVSAELVVVDNRSDLPPGEEIRRLWPDVRLAVLSENIGFGPAVNHAAAHARGEVLLLVNPDARASGDPFAAITAAFDAHPDWVAVAPRLWDASGDASQGGGEERQETFQLRRLPTLRQAFRELLLIDRAFPGNRGRVRDRYLDRDRSTSFEVEQPAAAVLAIRTDAFRASGGFDPRFVPAWWEDVDLCARLRSLGKIVYFPDAVFAHAGGAAMHRLGYDRFLPVYYRNAIAYWRKHRGRAAVVVFRGLVAAGMVLRAILLPFRRNPPRPRRESFRAYRRAFRMALS